The following are from one region of the Bacteroidota bacterium genome:
- the mfd gene encoding transcription-repair coupling factor gives MLPSHYLQYPGLSAFAQQLGPGRHALTGLVGSQLACAVAALFSQLGRHGIVLVQDREEANLVLNDLEVLLPGQQVVLLPASSKRPYELSTLDNANVLQRGETLNLISRAQPGSLLVVSYPEALFEKVVTRNTLITHTLDVHRGEETGMDLIIEVLEEYGYQPVSFVTEAGQYATRGGIIDVYSFSHDLPFRIEFMGDAIESIREFAPGSQLSTRSMEQLSIIPDFRTLVQEQRISLPEYLSPDTVWYVKDPDYAVADLMKFEEKARKQWKQLTEGRDTVHTEPAQLYYAGPALEKDLRAFCLVDIGFAARPGDAGSDLSFRSQVQPLFKKKFELLVAHMAQRQAAGWQTYIYCDSEAQHRRIREILHQLDASLHYEPVRAALSGGFEDEVLKLACYTDHQIFERYHRFKKRNQAQESGHMTLRELMQLSPGDFITHINHGIGRFGGLTTVEVGKHKQEAVKIFYQDDDVIYVNINALYKIAKYSGKEGNAPRLSKLGSAEWSRTKAKVKRKVKELAFSLVELYAKRKASNGTAYAPDTYLQQELEASFLYEDTPDQERATREVKEDLESPTPMDRLVCGDVGFGKTEIAVRAAFKVATEGKQVALLVPTTILALQHYNTFQDRMADFPLTIDFINRFRSPGEQKDILKRLAEGKIDILVGTHKLLGKEVKFRDLGLLIIDEEHKFGVGHKERLRHLRETIDTLTLTATPIPRTLQFSLLGIRDLSIITTPPPNRQPVETVVSGFSKELIRDALAHELKRGGQAFFVHNRVRELEEYAALIKELLPDARIATAHGQMDGDEMENTLLRFVNREFDVLVSTTIIESGLDIPNANTIIINHAHMYGLSDLHQMRGRVGRSNRKAFAYLLCPPLAGLPNDARKRMEAIQQFSELGAGLQIAMRDLDIRGAGDILGREQSGFIADVGYDVYHKILDESIRELKAQRGLDDEATGADTSETVVETDQPVMLPPEYVPQVAERLYYYRQLSEATDEAALQTLARELIDRFGPMPAPALNLLDTVRARWVGEQLRMAKVVLKGGSLSLTLAPGPDDLYYQSEAFHHILSYVQQHADTARLKQKNDKLVLQIKAVETVKDLYFALKHLLPEPATA, from the coding sequence ATGCTTCCTTCGCACTACCTGCAGTATCCGGGTTTGTCTGCCTTTGCACAGCAGCTGGGCCCCGGGCGGCATGCCCTTACAGGCCTGGTGGGTAGCCAGCTAGCCTGTGCCGTGGCCGCCCTCTTCAGCCAGCTGGGCAGGCATGGCATTGTGCTGGTGCAAGACCGCGAAGAGGCCAACCTGGTGCTGAATGACCTGGAGGTACTGCTACCCGGGCAGCAGGTGGTACTGCTACCTGCCTCCAGCAAGCGGCCCTATGAGCTGAGCACCCTGGACAATGCCAACGTGCTGCAGCGGGGCGAAACACTGAACCTGATAAGCCGGGCGCAGCCAGGCAGCCTGCTGGTAGTATCCTACCCCGAGGCACTATTTGAGAAGGTGGTAACACGCAATACGCTGATAACCCACACCCTGGACGTGCATCGGGGTGAGGAAACCGGCATGGACCTCATCATCGAGGTACTGGAGGAGTATGGCTATCAGCCCGTCAGCTTCGTAACCGAGGCAGGCCAGTATGCCACACGGGGCGGCATTATAGACGTGTACAGCTTCAGCCACGACCTGCCCTTCCGCATCGAGTTTATGGGCGATGCCATAGAGAGCATACGCGAGTTTGCCCCCGGTAGCCAGCTGAGCACGCGCAGCATGGAGCAGCTAAGCATCATCCCCGACTTTCGCACCCTGGTGCAGGAGCAGCGCATCAGCCTGCCCGAGTACCTGAGCCCCGATACGGTATGGTATGTAAAGGACCCGGACTATGCCGTGGCCGACCTGATGAAGTTTGAAGAAAAGGCACGCAAGCAGTGGAAGCAGCTGACAGAGGGCCGAGATACCGTGCATACCGAGCCAGCGCAGCTGTACTACGCGGGCCCGGCCCTGGAAAAAGACCTGCGGGCTTTCTGTCTGGTAGACATTGGCTTTGCGGCCCGCCCCGGAGATGCGGGTTCGGACTTATCCTTTCGCAGCCAGGTTCAGCCCCTCTTCAAGAAGAAATTTGAGCTACTGGTAGCGCACATGGCGCAGCGGCAGGCCGCCGGATGGCAGACGTACATCTACTGCGACAGCGAGGCCCAGCACCGCCGGATCCGAGAGATCCTGCACCAGCTGGATGCCAGCCTGCACTACGAGCCGGTACGCGCCGCCCTCTCCGGTGGCTTTGAAGACGAGGTGCTAAAGCTGGCTTGCTACACAGATCACCAGATCTTTGAGCGCTATCACCGTTTCAAAAAGCGCAACCAGGCCCAGGAGAGCGGACACATGACCCTACGCGAGCTGATGCAGTTGTCGCCGGGTGACTTTATCACGCACATCAACCATGGCATTGGGCGCTTTGGCGGCCTCACTACCGTAGAGGTGGGCAAGCACAAGCAGGAAGCGGTGAAGATATTCTACCAGGATGACGATGTGATCTATGTGAACATCAACGCCCTGTACAAGATAGCCAAATACAGCGGCAAGGAGGGTAATGCGCCCCGGCTGAGCAAGCTGGGCAGTGCCGAGTGGAGCCGAACCAAGGCCAAGGTAAAGCGCAAGGTAAAGGAGCTGGCTTTCAGCCTGGTAGAGCTGTATGCCAAGCGGAAGGCCAGCAATGGCACGGCCTATGCGCCCGACACCTACCTGCAGCAGGAGCTGGAGGCCAGCTTCCTGTACGAAGACACGCCCGACCAGGAGCGGGCCACCCGCGAGGTGAAGGAAGACCTGGAGAGCCCCACGCCCATGGACAGGCTGGTGTGCGGCGATGTGGGCTTCGGCAAAACAGAGATTGCCGTACGTGCCGCATTCAAGGTAGCTACCGAGGGGAAGCAGGTAGCCCTGCTGGTACCCACCACCATCCTGGCCCTGCAGCACTACAATACCTTTCAAGACCGGATGGCAGACTTCCCTCTTACCATTGATTTCATCAATCGGTTTCGCAGCCCGGGCGAGCAGAAGGACATCCTGAAACGCCTGGCCGAGGGGAAAATAGATATACTGGTGGGCACACACAAGCTGCTGGGCAAGGAGGTGAAGTTTCGAGACCTGGGTCTGCTGATTATTGACGAAGAGCACAAGTTTGGCGTAGGGCACAAGGAGCGGCTGCGCCACCTGCGCGAAACCATAGACACCCTTACCCTAACGGCTACCCCCATTCCACGCACGCTGCAGTTCAGCCTGCTGGGCATCCGCGACCTCTCCATCATCACCACCCCGCCGCCCAACCGGCAGCCGGTGGAGACGGTGGTGAGTGGCTTCAGCAAAGAGCTGATACGCGATGCACTGGCCCATGAGCTGAAGCGCGGGGGGCAGGCTTTCTTTGTGCACAACCGGGTGCGAGAGCTAGAGGAGTATGCCGCGCTGATAAAGGAGCTGCTGCCCGATGCCCGCATTGCCACCGCCCATGGGCAGATGGACGGGGACGAGATGGAAAACACCCTGCTGCGATTCGTAAACCGGGAATTCGATGTTCTGGTAAGCACCACCATTATAGAGAGTGGGCTGGATATACCGAATGCCAATACCATCATCATCAACCATGCGCACATGTATGGGCTGAGCGACCTGCACCAGATGCGGGGCCGCGTGGGCCGCAGCAATCGGAAGGCCTTTGCCTACCTGCTATGCCCACCCCTGGCGGGCCTGCCCAATGATGCACGCAAGCGCATGGAGGCTATCCAGCAGTTTAGCGAGCTGGGGGCTGGCCTGCAGATTGCTATGCGCGACCTGGACATACGCGGTGCGGGAGACATACTGGGCAGGGAGCAGAGCGGATTCATAGCCGATGTGGGCTATGATGTGTACCACAAGATATTGGATGAGTCTATCCGGGAGCTGAAGGCGCAGAGAGGCCTGGATGACGAGGCCACGGGCGCGGATACGAGTGAAACCGTGGTGGAGACGGACCAGCCCGTGATGCTACCACCCGAGTATGTGCCCCAGGTGGCCGAGCGCCTGTACTACTACCGCCAGCTGAGCGAGGCCACCGACGAGGCAGCCCTGCAGACCCTGGCGCGCGAGCTGATAGACCGCTTTGGCCCGATGCCCGCCCCGGCCCTGAACCTGCTGGACACGGTGCGTGCCCGCTGGGTGGGCGAGCAGCTGCGCATGGCCAAGGTGGTGCTGAAGGGTGGAAGCCTGAGCCTGACCCTGGCACCCGGGCCGGACGACCTGTATTACCAGTCTGAGGCCTTCCACCACATCCTCAGCTATGTGCAGCAGCATGCCGATACGGCGCGGCTGAAGCAGAAAAACGACAAGCTGGTGCTGCAGATCAAAGCCGTAGAGACCGTAAAGGACCTGTACTTTGCCCTGAAGCACCTGCTGCCGGAGCCTGCCACGGCCTAG
- a CDS encoding thioredoxin family protein, translating into MNTTRMKNLRRWIGLGAILLLSAGPAVAQVQFFHGTWDEALAKAKKENKPLLVDFWATWCGPCRLMNTSTFQDKQVGAYTSDHFIAYKVDVDQERALASKYNIQAMPTFVFIDAKGKELHRVMGYHKADKWLAALKNANATIGGSPQSNAGR; encoded by the coding sequence ATGAATACCACACGTATGAAAAACCTAAGACGATGGATTGGCTTGGGTGCCATTCTGCTGCTAAGTGCTGGCCCGGCTGTGGCGCAGGTTCAGTTCTTCCACGGCACCTGGGATGAAGCGCTGGCAAAGGCAAAAAAGGAGAATAAGCCCCTTTTGGTCGATTTCTGGGCAACCTGGTGCGGGCCTTGCAGGCTGATGAATACCAGCACCTTTCAGGACAAGCAGGTAGGTGCCTATACGAGCGATCACTTTATTGCCTACAAGGTGGATGTAGACCAGGAACGTGCCCTTGCGTCCAAATATAACATCCAGGCCATGCCCACTTTTGTGTTTATAGATGCAAAGGGCAAGGAACTGCACCGCGTAATGGGCTACCACAAGGCAGACAAGTGGCTGGCCGCCCTGAAGAATGCTAACGCCACGATAGGAGGCAGCCCGCAGAGTAATGCCGGCAGGTAA
- a CDS encoding SDR family oxidoreductase yields MSKNVLITGASGGFGTLTTKLLLQKGYAVVATMRNASTKNKDVAAELQAAGAKIVEIDVTSTDSVNAGVQKAIELLGSLDIVINNAGVGCAGMIEHFTPEDMQRLFDINVFGIQRINRAVLPHMRQQGSGLIVYISSLLGRITMPFYGIYNASKWAVEAMAENYRAELSSFGVEQAIIEPGGYLTGFVENLVVPSDSSRVAAYGDFMNVPQQMGAAFFEFVNNTPQQRPERVAEAILALLEAPAGQRPFRTPVDFLGMADALKPYNDQLAAITEGLYKNMQLDGLLKVQQKARV; encoded by the coding sequence ATGAGTAAGAACGTACTGATTACCGGAGCCAGTGGCGGCTTTGGTACCCTGACCACCAAACTACTTCTACAGAAAGGTTACGCCGTGGTTGCAACCATGCGCAACGCAAGCACCAAGAACAAGGACGTGGCTGCAGAGCTGCAGGCTGCCGGTGCCAAGATTGTGGAGATAGACGTAACCAGCACCGACAGTGTGAATGCGGGTGTGCAAAAAGCCATCGAGCTGCTAGGCAGCCTGGACATTGTGATCAACAACGCCGGTGTGGGCTGCGCGGGCATGATCGAGCACTTTACACCCGAAGACATGCAGCGCCTGTTCGACATCAACGTATTCGGCATCCAGCGCATCAACCGCGCCGTGCTGCCCCACATGCGCCAGCAGGGCAGCGGCCTCATTGTGTACATATCCAGCCTGCTGGGCCGCATTACCATGCCCTTCTACGGCATCTACAACGCCAGCAAATGGGCGGTGGAGGCTATGGCCGAGAACTATCGCGCTGAGCTTTCCAGCTTTGGGGTAGAGCAGGCCATCATAGAGCCAGGGGGCTACCTCACTGGGTTTGTAGAGAACCTGGTGGTGCCCAGCGACAGCAGCCGTGTGGCGGCCTATGGAGACTTTATGAATGTGCCCCAGCAAATGGGTGCGGCCTTCTTCGAGTTTGTAAACAACACCCCCCAGCAGCGCCCCGAGCGGGTGGCCGAGGCTATCCTGGCCCTACTGGAGGCACCTGCCGGCCAGCGCCCGTTCCGCACACCCGTAGACTTCCTGGGCATGGCCGATGCCCTGAAGCCCTACAACGACCAACTGGCCGCCATTACCGAGGGGCTGTACAAAAACATGCAGCTAGACGGCCTGCTGAAAGTTCAGCAGAAGGCGCGCGTATAG